The following is a genomic window from Corvus hawaiiensis isolate bCorHaw1 chromosome 5, bCorHaw1.pri.cur, whole genome shotgun sequence.
cCTTTCGTGGGAGAGAAGGCCAAGAGCCATCTTCGGATTCTCAGCTAAATGCAGAACCAGAGCTCTCACAGCAGACTTCAGGAGACTCAAAACAAAATCTCCCTGAAATTCAGCCCTGGATTTAATCCTCTGACTGTGCACAATGAAACAAATTCCTAAGCCCTTCTGAAGCATCTGGCAAAGCACGAGGGCAGGTGAGCCTCTGCTGCTCAGTGAGCACAGTGAATCTGCAGTTAGTGACACGCTGTCCTAGGGAGCAGCAGAGTCTCACGGATCAGATCCTGGATTGCAAACCACTTCTTCCAAAGCTCAGTTCCAAAAACACAATGCCGGGTGATGGGCAAGCAGGAaaagcctggcagcaggagtAAGAGGGGTAGGGGCTTCCTGTTGAATTGTCCAAGGTTCAAAGCTTAATTCTCTGCCGCAGTGACTCTGACTTCCAGAGGAGCCAAGTTCTCAGAGAAACTGGCCCGGCAACTCCCAGGCTGCATGTGAAAAAAACAATTACAGCCCTAAGGAATAACAGTCCAAACCAACTGGGATCCCTGCAGCTTCTCACAGGCAAAGATGACAAGGGAACTGGCTTTTAAGTACACAAACATATGAACCTAAATTACAAGAGTAACTTGATTTCCCAACACGCCCCCACACACTGAAGGATGCCCTGGCAAATAATATTATTTGAAAACCGACTATTTTGAAAAGCTTaaccagagcagcagagaatcCAGTCCACAACAGACACAGGACAGCAGAAGGGTCTCTGTGCAGAGGACCCCATTTCATGGAGCTGATGCCTGTTGGGGTCCTGGTGCTCCCTCCTGAcctcctgcagcctggccaAGCAAGGTGGGGGTCTCAGACATCACCAGACCCCCTTTTCCACACCTCACACAAGCCCCTACAGAGCACCAACGGTTTGCTGGgacctcctgccctgctccccctgagCTGTGCCAAAGGCTCCCTCCTCCTGGCTGAAGCAAgctggctgaggagcagctgctcctgtggctcccagggGCAGGATGCAGTGAAAACCACCCTTTTGATCCCTGAGCTCAGAGAGAATGTCTCCCTCATTTCAGATATACATCAGCCTTGGCCAAACAGCTTGGGATCataggttttgtttgtttattggaGGGAAAAGGCACCCAGAGTGAACTGCTCTGAACTAGCACGTACCAGATGGAGAAATTCTgtacattttcatttcctttctacTTATAGCTTGGTCAAAAGAGGCCTCGTGTACAGGAAGCAATGGAAATTCCTCAGATTCCTCCAAAGGAAGGGCTGAGCCCATCTTAAGCCACTGCTCTCCAGAAAGGAAATCCAATAAAGCTTCACACTTGGGCTTAGTAACAGAACTGGGCTTGACTGATTCCAGCAGagtttctgtgctgcagaagaAGTGCAGCTGCATCAACTCAGCAAGTCAGAAATAAGACCCCAAACCAAAGCCAACCCCTGACACGCACATGTGTTTCAGGGGCAAAGCCCCACTGGTGCACTGAAATTCTGACTGCCTTCCCCAGGGGTAGAGAGGAGCATGGGCTGCTGTAAGGGAGGGGGTACAATTACTGGGGAAAGGTTGGGGAGGAATGGGAAACaggaaatgaaaggagaaaacaaacactccttcccaaattcccacaCAGCTGTTGTCCCTGGCTGACGGCTTGGGCTTCAGACCAATAAAGCTGTCTGAGAGAATGAACTACGTGTTCAGTAATCAGCCAAACCTCAGGCATTAGACCGTGGCACCCTCTTCACAGCTCACCTTGGACCAGCCGTGAAGAACTCTAGGAGGGTCAAAAGAACATCTACCCCAGGATGCCCCCTTTGGAAACTCAGTGCATGGGCCACCTTCCTCTCACACGGACACGGCTGCACTTTTCCTGCCCAGGAATTGCCAGCAGCCccgagcagcagcagagcaagcTGGTGGCAAAGCACAGCGGTGCCCGAGTTGCACGTCCCGACCTGAAAGGCTTGCTGTCCGGATCCGTGTCCTTGAATCCCATCTCTTCCAGCTTGCAGCGCCTGTACAGCTCGTAGTGCCGGGTGTGCGTCTGCTCTCTCAAGTCCTCCATGTTCACTCGGATCAGCATCTCCCGCAGCTTCACAAAGTCACAGTGGTTTTCGTTTTCAACTGCAAAAACAACAGAATATCCACAGAGAGAACACTAAACCCAGGAGCTGGGCCCCCCCTTTCCCTGGATCTGGGCCCCAGTGTAGCAAGCCTCAGAGTTCTTCAGGCACACAAGCAGAACTCCAAGTCAACCTGCACCAAAATGCCTTGCTGAACTGGGGCTGAAGCCATCCCACACCAGCATGGGCTTGAGTTCAAGACCTGCACTGGATTTGCAAGATCTGTGTTGCCCATCTGTCACAGAGCTCCCGTCTCGCCACCCATTTTTGCCCAAGCAAGGTGATGATCCATTTGCACACAGGATTTCACTTCCCACTCAAACCCACCCGAAATCCTCACACTCACAGGGGCTCACACAGGCAAAGTCTAAACTAAATTTCAAACTATCTGGTCCAAGTTTTCTGGGAACAGCAAGAACCCAGCAGGATATAGGTCGAGTCCAAGACTTCCCAAACACACCAACTTCTTTCCTAACTGTTTTTCCCAGTATTATCCTCTGATGTTTACAGCTGAAGTCTCTGAAGCTGCTTCAGGGTCAGCTGGTATTATTTGAGAAGCCAGGAATTTTGCAGAATTGCACTGTGAGTGCTCCCCTGCAGCTTCCTGGGCCATTCTCCAACGGGATACACAACTGAAGCCACCAGGAGACCATCACCATCTCAATCCTGTACTTCTCAgtgctggctggaaagcaaggaTCAGCTCCGTATTTTTGCCAGCTTCAGTAAAGCCTGGGCTGCAAACAGTGCCCGGGCCAAACTCTGCCCTCCTGCAGGAAGGAGCTTTTGGCTCTGTGTCCAGATGTCCATGTTCAGATCTAAGCTGTGCTTTCTCAAGCCAGATTTTGGTAAGGGCCATCTAGAGAACAAAGTATCTTGGATCAGAACGGGACAGGATGAGAAGGCCTTGTTTGTGCCTTTGGTAACGTACCCTGCACGACACCCCAGGGGTACTGCCTGGCTTTTGCCATCTTATTGCCAATCTTCACTTCTTCAGTGCTGCCAACCACGGCAAAAGGAAGGTGAACCTACAAAAGGAAAGGGACAATGAGGTCGGGGATTTCCTTTGCTGTCTTGCCAGGGATTGTTTCCCAAGAAAGCTGTTTACTGTGGCAGCTCTGCTAGATTTAAGTTGTTTAAATGCCTTTGCAATTTGTCTGGTGCTTTGGGAAGAGCAACAGGACAATCTGGATGAGAAACCCAATCAGACTCAGAGCACAAAATTCTGAAGTCCTAAAAATACAGGATATGtacatattttccatttaattacAAAGCGCTACTGTCTTAAGCACAGAGCAAGTCTTGCAAACTGGAACTGAATGTGAACACTGAGAAAAAAGAAccgtgaaacaaaaaaaaagaaaatgaagtacaTCCTCTCTAGGAAGGTAGGCTAAAAATTCAGGGGGATTTTGCTGCTACAAAGAACTGCTAATGCTTCCTCTTAAGAAGGGCAAAGCTGTGAGCAAGGGGAAGAGCGGAGCTgacccagccctgggctgacaCATCTGAGTCATCTGAGTCATGGAGCTCTGCCCCGTCCAGGTCTCTCTGTGGTTGTGGTGGCAACAATCTGGGATCTACTCCCAGAagtgtggctgctgccaggagggagCTTGCCtcagctgccagcccagccccgtgGAACTCTCCCTGCCTTAAGAGCATCCAAAGGGGCTGGGTGCAAactctgggagcaggagctgtgtcagCCAAGCTGTGGTCACAGGCTGGGTGGGAGGGGAAGATGTCagggcagaggagatgggattATCTGGCAAAGGGGCTTCCCGGCAGCCAGACTGAACCTGAGAAAGGCAGAACACTGAACACAATGCACCCTGGTAGAGCCACATGCCTTCTGTCTGCCAGCTTCTCTGTGTGCTCAGAACAACACAGACAGGGAAGAGAGGCAATAGGGAGCTTTGGAGAGGGTCTAACATCCAGCTGGGTGAGCTAATTGCCCATCTACAAGCTGTTGAGCAGGAAAACTCACAACAGCCTTCAAGCAGCAAGGAAATAGCTTAATCTGAGTGCACTTGCTTTAGGACTGGCACACCCTCTTGGGGCCAGTCAACACATCACTGCCAGCAATCCTGAGCTCACGTTCTTCCCTTTGCACCCTGAGTCAGGCCCATGGCAAACAGCTGCTTCCCTTGGTAACCCCCACTAGAACGTTTAGTCTAGTCTAGCCCTGAGTGCCCTCAAATCCCACCCTGCTGCTagaggaagcagaggaggtGAAAGCCAGAGCTGCTGATGGCCACGggccctgcagagagctggAACATCAGTGCCAGTGCCCCGCTCCCACCGGAAACCGAAACAAAGGCGGCAGTGAATCACCCCCACTAACCAACAAGTGGTCGTTTGGGACAGGAAAGCCAAACCTCAGCGCTCTGCCCTGACCGCATCGGGGCCCTGCCTCccaccctcttcctttcccgACATGGGAATACTATAACAGGGGAAGGATATGAAAACTGCAGCAGGGGAGAAGTGTTTGTCACACAATGAAACCTATCAGAGCAGGTATCTCTAGCCCCCAAAACCTTCTGGCCAGGCTGATGTCTGTGCTCAGATTGCAGTTTTAAAGCCAAGTAGGACACGGCACGGCCATCAGGGACACGCCCAGGAAAAGCAAGGGCAGCAATCCCCTCAGACAACATACACTCATGGTGGCATTGATCTCGGCCACCGTCTCCTCGTCAGTCGGGAACTGGTAGATCTGGACGCCGTTGCTGACCAGCTCGCTCATGATTTTACTCTTGAACTTGTGCAACTCGTTTTTCGCAATGGTGTCAGCCTTGGCAATGATGGGGATGATGTTCACCTGCAAGACAGGACAGCACAGGTTGTGTCACCAGGAGAGGACAGAGCAGGACATGCAGCGACAGCCCTAAAGTGCCACCAGCCAGCACTCCCAGCAGATGAACTTccccggggctgctgctgccagcagcaccacctCCGACAGGATTTCCAGGCAGCAGTGATGATGGCCTTAGAAAGAAGTCAAATGCAATTTGGCAACATGCTACTTCCTGTCCTGTCATATTCCCCTCCTCATCCAAATTGGCTGGACAGGAAATGCTGTCATATATTATTACGAGCTGCTccaaaaaataagaaaggaaatgaCCATCTCTGCACATCCCCATGCGCTGCAGCAGGCTGGATCAGACACCAGCCTGTCACGGGCCCTGGCTCGGGTGGTGTCACCAGGGACACTGgaggggcagcagagctgctgtcaccCCATGGGAGGTGGAAGCAGATGGTCCTTACTCAGCCCCGGGACACACAGGACAGGGGCTGGCAGTAGCACAGGCACGCTTCCCCCACCTGTGTGCCCCCAGACACCGCTGCACTGCAGGACCAAGGTTCActcctccctgcacagctctgagACAAAAGATGAATTACTGACTGTCTTCCTAGACAGGCTGTTGGCAAGGATAAAGATCctgccttcttttcctttctcctccctccagaGGGACAGTTTCTGCTTTTGATCTTGCAGGatctgcttttccctgcaaCAGCAGACAGAAATCGTACTGAGGATAACAGTGATATTGACCTATATGGAGGGATTTCTACTACAGTACTTGAAAATCCTCTTCTATTACATCACTTAATTCTGTTTGGAGTTATTAAATCCCCCTTGGCCAGAAGATAGAACAGGAATGTCAATTAGCTCACTCGAGATAAATCTCCATAACCTTATTTTCAGTTAAGAGGGCAAGAAACCTTTCTCCATCACCACACAAACCCCAATCGATTGGTCTCTCTAGGAAACAAAGAGCCACTGTCATCACTGATGTCCTGCAGAATCAGGATCCAATGAGCCAAACGTGCACAGTGGACTGATTTAAATTGCTTAATCATGATGGAAAGGAGCACAGAGAAGGCTCAGTTTAGCTACTCAGGCTCTACATTTGTACCTCAGTTATTTTTCCTAGAAGAGGTGAAATCTCCTTTAAACCATGGTTTAAACCAAGCCCACGAGGGTACCTGGAAAAGCAGATGCCAAGTAACATATTTATTCAGATTCTTGTTTATGACATTACAGCTAGAACACCACTACATTTGCCACAGCAGATCAAATCACTGTTTTTGTCTAGCTGGATGTGGTCAGAGCAAGCAGACACAGCACTTCCATTTGTTTCTCACTGATCAGAAAGACAACCTGAACTGTCTTTATTGACTTTAAAGATTAGCTGGGGAGCACGTGGCCAAGTTCCCTACCCGAGGTAGAACTGGGAAAGAGCAGGAGTCCAAACTCTCAATAAATCTCTGCACATGTGTAGCAGAATAATGACCCATTGCAGCAGCTCCCCGAGGTACACTGCTCACACTTTTTGCCTGCAATTCTCCACTACTAAACCCAGACATTATTTTCCTGAGCAGATGGCAAGACAATGAAAGCACTACAGGGTGACACAGGCAGCAAGTACCTTACTGTCGAGCTTCTTCATGGTGACCAAGTCCAGGGACTTGAGCGAGTGTCCAGTGGGAGCGATGAAGTACAGGCAGGCGTGGATCCGCGTGTCGTGGTAGTTGAACAGGGATCGCTTGATcttcagctcttcctgcaggtAGGCCTCGAACTGTGCGTCGATGTATTCTACTATGGGCTTGTAGCTGGACAGAGAAGGCACAGAGAAAACCGGGCAGTTGGCTGCTGGGACCACACGGGATACTGATGGACACTCAGGAAGCTTCAGGGGTGCTCTGTATGGTACAGGACCTGTCCCACCAACCTAGAGTCCCTCCTTCACAAGGATGTGTTTACACTTGGTGCACAGGCAAAGCATAACAGACATGACAGCCCTGGATTTTAGGTGCATGGAAACAACACAAGACTGCTACCCTGAAAAACAACATATTTGGCAGTCTCTCCAACTAAagtctgagctgctgctctgctaaTCTCCCTGAAAATCATCTAACATGAAATCATGACCTAGCCCCTAGCTTGTCCAAAATCTCATCATCTtaaaagagggaagggaaagtcACAACATAAGAAGGACTTCTCAGGAATGGAAGCCTGTGAGCAAAGCTCAGAAGACGAGTACACCCTTTGTGGGCTTTGGTGGGACCATTTTGCTGGAGAAAAACATGCTTGTGCAGTGTAACATGCCCTGATCTGATTAACTGCTTGTGcttctggaaagaaaactgTTTCATGTTCCATCAAGGGCAGCTTCATGGATATCACTAGGTGGGTCTGTAAAACGACTGCGGCTCTGGTTTCCTGGCTTATGGAGATTCTGTCTCTGACCATGAGACCCCGAAAACCTCAGAGACATGTGCAAAGAAAGCAGTAAGGTGTCACATTGGAAGAAATACTAgacaaaaccataaaaaaagtGGAGCAAAGGAGGACTCGGAAGCCCCAAACTGGAGCACAGAGCAAATCCCACCCACCACAGCCATAtgtgccaggacacagcaggagaATGAAAGCTCTCCCAaagccctcctgccctgggcctgCCCTTCCCCCCACAGGGTTAGGCTGGAGCAGCATCGCTTGGGGAACTGGGAAACACCCCCAGAACAGCGAGGGACCTGCTGTGCCAAGTGAGGCCCTGGTGACCTCGGAGGGCATCAGCACCAGGATTCctctccaggcagagctgggtttACCTGTCATCCTTGTTGATCTGATCACCAAACCCCACTGTGTCCACAATGGTCAGCTTCAGGCGGACGTTGCTCTCCTGGAGCTCATAACTCCTGGCTTTCAACCTCACGCCGGGCTCGTTGTGCGTCGCGGGCTCACTCTCGAACTTGGTGTTGAACAGAGTGTCCATCAGCGTCGACTTGCCGATGCCAGTTTCACCTGAGCAGACAGAGAAGCATCAGGATGGTGCCACTGCTCTCCCTTACCTCTTTCTCTGGCACCTTCACCAGGTTAAGGAGTTATTCCACTTGGGTAGCAGTGGAATTAGGCTACATGCACACTGCTAAGCAAGACAATCCCTGTGGGAACAGATGTCTTTGGAGACAGTCCCCATCTTTACCAGTGCCCCAGGACTGACCCAGGAACTTTCTTTATGGAAGCAAGTTGTAAATTCTCTTAACTCCATGTCTGATTccctgattttattttgtttcagccTTTTTAAGGCAGTTTTGTTGTTTCAAGAAGATCATCCAAAACCCGTAGTGCAACTTAAGACAATAAAAATCTGAGACAGAGAAATACataaatccttaaaaaaaacaagcaagcacACTGCTTAAATACCAACTCTTTAAACTATTACGGTTTCACTAATCCCCAGTGCAATTAGTAACATGGATGAAAGCATTAGCCTAAATCCCGTTTTTCAGTCAAAAGTGTTTGTTTAGCCATTATACTCTCAAACAGCTATTGCTACCCATGCTGTGAGCAGGGGTGGGCTGAGGCAACTCACGTGGAAAGCCAAGTCCTAAACTGATGGCACAGACTGCCCATGGCTGAAGCTGTGAAATTTAGGGAGCTCCTGATGTGAACTGCTGCGTTCTGTGCCATATAGGCTCTGCAGCATTTCACATGCAAGTGACAAGACTCACATTACAACACCGAAGTTAATCGCGTCCTCTGACAAATaacaattttaaataataattctttTCACACGTGAGATTTCTCTTCCTTGGCCAATTGCACCAGTTTGTGTGAAACTTTATATGGGGTGAAAATCGGTGGACAGGCACACTTCACAAGAGAAAAAGAGGTGGATCAAATTGCTAATGAAGACATATTAAGTCATGCTAAGAAAGGCATATTTACTGCAAGAGAGAAAGGCAATTAATTGATGCCATTTTGATCAAAGAGCTGCCTGCTAATGTGGCTGTTCCCTGCTGGATTGAAATGGTTTCATGCTGCTACGAGAGTCACGTGAGGGTTGGGAGCTTGAGTGTGCAGAAGTGCAACTGTTCTCTTATCTCCTCCTTTCACACGCAAAGCTACAGAGAGGAGTCGCGTTTGCCAGATTTCTTTTCAGGCAGCTCACAGAAATTCTCAATTTGCTGTAGAAAAATCACAGTCAGaaggttgtggggtttttccagCTAATTAATGTAACTAATTAGAAGGGACAATACTTCCCTCTTGGAGGCTTAAATGAACAATGAATGGAAAGATGATGTTCGCTGCCGGCGCTGCCAAGCTAAGAGAAAAACCCAGCAGTTTTGTCCATTTACAGAACCAGATTCTGGGTTCACTGACAAGCCAAAGCTGGCTTGGCTCATAGCTCCCTGGGGCTGAGCAATGGATTTCCAACTGTGGAGTATCCACAGAGTACCAAGACAGCAGCTAACTCCCTACAGCCAAGAGAAGATGTTGCCTCCTCATATTTCACCCTCTGAACAATGTGGGAAAAGTAACTCAGGCTATAAAACCAACTTGCAGATTAAATACAGCATAGGACAGGTGACAGGCTTTGTTCTCCACCACATCATTTAGAGACTAAAAACGGCATCGTTTCCAAGTGGAGAAACTAAGAATGTAAGGAGACAGGCAAACCCTGGAAGGGAAGGAATGCAATGTGGTGAGAAGCAGCCTCCACACCCAACCTAGCGAAAAGCAGATTTAAGTTaacatccttttaaaaatacatttagttCCCAAGTTCACTCGGTTTCCTTAAGGGCAGCCTTTGGGGAAAGCAGAACCATTGAATGATCAAAGGGATAGATTTTAACAGCTAGAAATTTCCGTGCTTTGACTCGGGGGACAGGGTAGAGAAAGGGGGAAGAGGAACACCAGATTTCACTGTGGAGCAACTCTGGGAAGACAACTGTCACTTCCCTGCCAGTATGGTCCGCAGTGGCCCTGGGCAGAGGGAGAAGGTGTCAATGTGGGGCTGTGCCCCCTGAGGGCCCAGCAGGGTGACCTACCCACGCAGAGGATGTTGAAGCAGAAGCCCTGCGACGTTGACTTGTTGACCAGCTGGTCCGGGAGGCTGTCGAAGCCCACGTGGCCAGACAGGGACAGGTTCCTGAGGTCATCGTTCTGTAAGACCCAGAAGGAAAGCATTTAACAGGGTTGCAACACCCCTGTCAGGGAAGAAGTCCTGTCAGAACTGTGTTAAGGACACAGAGGCCTTTGGGACACAGGACCTGTGTCTTGGGTTTTCATCCCAAATGcactctccttttccttctaccCATCTCTGCTTGTGGGGCTGAGGAGCTAAAACATCCCCAACTCCAAGGCAGGCAAACACCACCACACTGGTTCTCCATGCCTGTCACCAATAGATCATGATTCTTTACCAATTTGCAACACCCAAACGCTGTTTCTGAGGCCCCGGAATCCCATATCCCTAGGGTTATCCTAAGATTATTTAGGCAGACACCTGGAAAAGAGTggaacacagagctgtgagctgaCCAGTTCCTGTTTATTTGCTGAAGCAGCTGAGGCTGCCTCCTCCGTGTCCACTGCACAGCTACATAGCAGAAACCAGCCAACCTCCCACTTCAGAACTTCCCCAGCAGCATGGGAAATTCCCCAAACTTCCCAGTGTGTCTGGCTCTCTCAAGAAGCACACTGAGGAGTGACTGAGGTTGTGATATGGCCCTGCGTGCAACCCCAAAAGCTCTGCCTGACGAGACACCTGTGCAGGTGAGCAGAGAGACAAGGTGGGGCTCTCCTTGGCTCCATGTGCCACAGAGAAGGAGCAGCTCTCAGACTTTCTCTATCCTCCCAGGATTACAAGGGAAATGCCAACACTCTTGCCCTTTTCCTGCAACCCTTCGGCATGgccacagcaggacacagctcagACAGCAACAGTGCCTCTAGAGCCAGCTGAAActccttccagcttttccaggcttTGACAGGAAGGGAATAAAGCGAGCATGCTGCTCTGCCACGCCTAGGTTTACAAATAACCTCATCTGACACGAGGTGAGGAAGCAGGGCACCATTCCCAGTATTTCCTGTGTGACCTACAAAGCCCCTGGTGCTGCCTCTGCATGTCctcagcaggagaagcagccaggccaggccgcCCAGAGGTGCCAGTCACCCCTCGTGACCCGCTCCCCTCCTCGGGGGCTTCAGCTGACAACATCCAACACCCCAAAGCTGTTCTGTGGAGGGCAAGGGGGCAGCACAGACCTTGCAGAAAGGAGGTTTGGAACAACTCCCGGATGGTATTCGGGacttccccagagcagctgtatGGGAATCCACAGAGAAGCTTGGAAAAACAAGCTGGCCCAGTCACCTCTTCCCAAGTCACAGTTATGCCAAGGTCCCGAGCACagtaaaacaagcaaacaaaaaacccccacaaacttGGTAGACctagagcagctcagctgttatttcacaacatttttctcctgaagtttGCTGTCCTTAACTTGGAAGACACTAACCTTTCTCCAAACCCAAACACTTCCAATGGAGTCACTCCACCAAGGCCACAATAAATTACAGTCGTGGGCAGTCTCAGCCTGACTTAAAGGTGCTGGAAGCACCAATTTCTTTCCACAGCATCAGTGGGCTTTTGAGCAGACATGGACAACTCTTTTGTACTTCAAGTGAGAATCAGAAGCAGAGAAGGACTCCCCACTCTCTACACAactgctgagcagctccacTTCCCTCCTCAAAACATAACGGACCAGTCACCAATTGCAGGGAGAAACAAGTTACATCTGGGCTGAGTGCTGATGCAAATAGACTCAGACCtagaagaaatacaaaaattccCTGAGAAAAGCAACATCTCTAAGCGAAAATGTCTCAGTCTGTGCCAAGAGTTTGGGCAAAGGGCTCCTTTCTGCCATGCTGACACACAGAGCCTGGCACCTGTGCTAGATACCCGAGCCCTCTCTTAGGATCTAAACCAGGCTTGTCCGTAGGTAAGTGCCAATTTACCAGCCTCCATCCCTCTGTGGACTGGGAGCTACTCACCAGCACCACACCACAGAAGCTTAAGGTGATTAAGAGATGCCACCCCCTTCACTCAGGCTGGGTAAagaaaaaccacacagaaaaacCATTACCTCATTCACCCACAACAGggatttccctggaaaaggcCCTGGGATTGACAAATGATGTGAACAggttaaatgaaatatttgtaacATTAGTAGTTTTTAAAACATGGTGGGCTTGGGTTTATGATCAAGTGAAGGGAGCTCGGAGCAGATCCCAGAAAGCAGTAAGTGCCCATGACTCACAGGCTTCATGGAAACTGGTGGGTGTTGAACATctctcagcacagcaccagtATCTCTTTCCCTGATATATTTTGGGAAAGCAAGTACTGCCTCATCATCAGTTGCTCAGCAGGAACAGGAGTTAAGACTCATCTCTTGCATCTGTGTCAGTTATTTTTGCTGCAGACCTTCTCTGGTTTATTTCCCTccccttgctttttttttttcctgcaagtgGCAAACATCAACAGTGGAATAAACAAAAACTATCTCTGCACTTCGCAATGCCAAGTATTTTtcacaggctgtgctgtgcaACAGGAGACAAGAGCAGCCTGATATCTGCTCAAAACATCAAAACACTCATGAAAAGATCAGAGGCCTGAGGCACAGGCAGAGATGAAACACAAACCCAAGCATCCACCtcccccagtgttcccaggatGCAGCGCATCTCCCTGAGTAGAGCAGACACAGAAAATAGGTGCAGTTCCGCACAAGAATCACAGATACACATTTtggaggaggcaggagggccACAGGAAGTTGATTTCTAAATCTCTCCTCCCCACACAAACAAAGCCAGTTCTGCAGCATGCAGATGGCCTTGGGAAGCTGACACATTTCTGCGGGAGCTGCAGGCTGCTTCTCTCCAGAGGAAGGAGGTGCACACACTGCATAACCACTTACCACTGGCCTCTGCTCTCGCTTTCACCTCTTCAGGGGGATAGCTTTATCCACAAGGAAAGGAAGCCTCTGCTGGATAGCAACCAGCCTGATTGCTCAGGGTATCAGTAGCTGAGCAGGCAAGTGATTCACGCTTTCGGTCTGGCAGAACAGAAGTATTGTAACAACAAGGGGACGCTAAGTCAGATGGCCCTCCAGCTGGGAATTGCCACGACAAGCTCCTGAGCATAGTCAGTGGGCTGGGTTTGATCCCAACTGAGTCATCCCACTGAGAACTGGGCACCTCCAGCTGAAGAGCAGTCAAAGGCTCCTGCTCCACCCCAGAGCCCCTGTGTGCACCAGCAAGCCCCGGGAATGCTACAAGCATTGATTTATTCATCTTGCCACATGGCTCCTCTTCCAGAGGAagtcagcagtgctgctcaggtGCTTCAGCCCAAGGGGAAAGGCATCTCATCACCCTGCCTCATTGCCTTCTTCCCAAGcacatccctcattttcccTCAGAGGATGAACAGAGCTCAGCACAACTCCCCCCTTTCCCCAGCACCGCACCGAAACATCCTGCTGGACTAAAACAACTTCTCAGGAGTCACTCACAGAAACACAGTGCTAGGAGATGCCTTGGTAACCACAGGCAAGTGGCAGTGTCTGAAGTACTGACCTCTTAGAAGCACACTAAAGGAGTAACTGGTTGGCAAGCACGTCTCCTTGTTCCCACCTTCAGGATCCATGGACAAGATCAGCATGTGTAAAACTGCAGC
Proteins encoded in this region:
- the SEPTIN11 gene encoding septin-11 isoform X4, whose translation is MAVAVGRPANDDLRNLSLSGHVGFDSLPDQLVNKSTSQGFCFNILCVGETGIGKSTLMDTLFNTKFESEPATHNEPGVRLKARSYELQESNVRLKLTIVDTVGFGDQINKDDSYKPIVEYIDAQFEAYLQEELKIKRSLFNYHDTRIHACLYFIAPTGHSLKSLDLVTMKKLDSKVNIIPIIAKADTIAKNELHKFKSKIMSELVSNGVQIYQFPTDEETVAEINATMSVHLPFAVVGSTEEVKIGNKMAKARQYPWGVVQVENENHCDFVKLREMLIRVNMEDLREQTHTRHYELYRRCKLEEMGFKDTDPDSKPFSLQETYEAKRNEFLGELQKKEDEMRQMFVMRVKEKEAELKEAEKDLHEKFDHLKRTHQEEKKKVEDKKKELEEELNNFQKKKAAAQLLQSQAQQAGSQQTKKDKDKKNASFT
- the SEPTIN11 gene encoding septin-11 isoform X3 encodes the protein MCYYIARQKWLLEGKGTSLTSKGLQMNDDLRNLSLSGHVGFDSLPDQLVNKSTSQGFCFNILCVGETGIGKSTLMDTLFNTKFESEPATHNEPGVRLKARSYELQESNVRLKLTIVDTVGFGDQINKDDSYKPIVEYIDAQFEAYLQEELKIKRSLFNYHDTRIHACLYFIAPTGHSLKSLDLVTMKKLDSKVNIIPIIAKADTIAKNELHKFKSKIMSELVSNGVQIYQFPTDEETVAEINATMSVHLPFAVVGSTEEVKIGNKMAKARQYPWGVVQVENENHCDFVKLREMLIRVNMEDLREQTHTRHYELYRRCKLEEMGFKDTDPDSKPFSLQETYEAKRNEFLGELQKKEDEMRQMFVMRVKEKEAELKEAEKDLHEKFDHLKRTHQEEKKKVEDKKKELEEELNNFQKKKAAAQLLQSQAQQAGSQQTKKDKDKKNFLSM
- the SEPTIN11 gene encoding septin-11 isoform X2, with protein sequence MCYYIARQKWLLEGKGTSLTSKGLQMNDDLRNLSLSGHVGFDSLPDQLVNKSTSQGFCFNILCVGETGIGKSTLMDTLFNTKFESEPATHNEPGVRLKARSYELQESNVRLKLTIVDTVGFGDQINKDDSYKPIVEYIDAQFEAYLQEELKIKRSLFNYHDTRIHACLYFIAPTGHSLKSLDLVTMKKLDSKVNIIPIIAKADTIAKNELHKFKSKIMSELVSNGVQIYQFPTDEETVAEINATMSVHLPFAVVGSTEEVKIGNKMAKARQYPWGVVQVENENHCDFVKLREMLIRVNMEDLREQTHTRHYELYRRCKLEEMGFKDTDPDSKPFSLQETYEAKRNEFLGELQKKEDEMRQMFVMRVKEKEAELKEAEKDLHEKFDHLKRTHQEEKKKVEDKKKELEEELNNFQKKKAAAQLLQSQAQQAGSQQTKKDKDKKNFFFM
- the SEPTIN11 gene encoding septin-11 isoform X1; protein product: MCYYIARQKWLLEGKGTSLTSKGLQMNDDLRNLSLSGHVGFDSLPDQLVNKSTSQGFCFNILCVGETGIGKSTLMDTLFNTKFESEPATHNEPGVRLKARSYELQESNVRLKLTIVDTVGFGDQINKDDSYKPIVEYIDAQFEAYLQEELKIKRSLFNYHDTRIHACLYFIAPTGHSLKSLDLVTMKKLDSKVNIIPIIAKADTIAKNELHKFKSKIMSELVSNGVQIYQFPTDEETVAEINATMSVHLPFAVVGSTEEVKIGNKMAKARQYPWGVVQVENENHCDFVKLREMLIRVNMEDLREQTHTRHYELYRRCKLEEMGFKDTDPDSKPFSLQETYEAKRNEFLGELQKKEDEMRQMFVMRVKEKEAELKEAEKDLHEKFDHLKRTHQEEKKKVEDKKKELEEELNNFQKKKAAAQLLQSQAQQAGSQQTKKDKDKKNASFT